From a region of the Chloroflexota bacterium genome:
- a CDS encoding lysophospholipid acyltransferase family protein: protein MKRFRGFRPSRLSLQPGRPLRWLAQLVLKLVGWKVEGTVPTEPKWIAIGAYHTSNWDFAVMLLATLSQQLRIYWIGKHSLFRFPFKTLMRWLGGIPIRRDKTYNAVQQVVDEIERHETLVLVVAPEGTRKATDHWKTGFYYIALNAKIPIGMSYINYERKVLGFGPMLYPTGDIDADFAVLREFYERMSIGRFPEKQGTVQIKAPKAE from the coding sequence ATGAAGCGATTTCGTGGCTTTCGTCCATCTCGACTTTCGTTACAACCTGGCCGTCCGTTGCGTTGGCTGGCCCAACTGGTGCTCAAATTGGTTGGTTGGAAGGTTGAAGGCACTGTGCCAACCGAACCAAAATGGATTGCGATTGGAGCCTATCACACCTCCAATTGGGATTTTGCGGTGATGTTGTTGGCAACATTATCCCAGCAACTGCGAATCTATTGGATTGGCAAGCATTCGCTATTTCGCTTTCCCTTCAAAACCTTGATGCGCTGGCTGGGTGGGATTCCGATTCGTCGCGATAAAACTTACAACGCAGTCCAACAGGTGGTTGATGAGATCGAGCGCCACGAAACATTGGTGTTGGTGGTTGCGCCTGAGGGCACGCGCAAAGCAACCGATCATTGGAAAACAGGCTTTTACTATATTGCGCTGAATGCCAAAATTCCAATTGGCATGAGCTATATCAACTACGAGCGTAAAGTGCTTGGCTTTGGCCCGATGCTTTATCCAACGGGTGATATCGATGCTGATTTTGCCGTATTACGTGAATTTTACGAGCGCATGTCGATTGGGCGCTTCCCTGAAAAACAGGGAACAGTGCAAATTAAAGCCCCCAAAGCTGAGTAA
- the hisS gene encoding histidine--tRNA ligase, producing MPITPRAYKGMRDHLPEAMRLRRFITDTLIGILERYGFEPLSTPIVEYSETLEGKIGDEEKLLYRLKYGDDALTLRYDQTVPLARVVAQNEGKLTMPFKRYALGQSYRGERQARGRYREFWQLDADIVGVDSPIADAEIVAVVVEGLRALGFTGAKVLLNHREILSGLARVAGVPENEAGGVYRAIDKLDKIGNDGVRNELLKSGVSAEAAERVLHFVGISGSIEAVLSEMESVLANDPPALAAVAALRTICDVLTSFGVPADSFTIAPSLARGLSYYTGCVFEAVLDSPPMGSLLGGGRYDNLVGMFSKRSLPTVGCAFGLERLFDLMLELNMGPRPERTIDAYVTLFAGDFQSESLRLAGELRAAGLSVLTAYSPVKIANQFKEADRKGANFALVLGPDDLAAGVVQLKDLRTGEQQAVARDAIVAAIKAAQ from the coding sequence ATGCCAATTACTCCTCGTGCCTACAAAGGCATGCGCGATCACTTGCCCGAAGCTATGCGCTTGCGGCGTTTTATCACCGATACCTTGATTGGTATTTTAGAGCGTTATGGCTTTGAGCCGCTTTCAACGCCGATTGTTGAATATTCTGAAACGCTGGAAGGCAAAATCGGTGATGAAGAAAAATTGCTGTATCGTTTGAAATATGGCGATGATGCGTTGACCTTGCGTTACGACCAAACTGTGCCCTTGGCGCGGGTGGTGGCCCAAAACGAAGGCAAATTAACTATGCCCTTCAAACGCTATGCACTCGGCCAATCGTATCGCGGCGAACGCCAAGCCCGTGGTCGCTACCGCGAATTTTGGCAGCTTGATGCTGATATTGTTGGGGTAGATAGCCCAATTGCTGATGCTGAAATTGTGGCGGTGGTGGTTGAAGGCTTGCGAGCTTTAGGCTTTACTGGCGCAAAAGTCTTGCTCAATCACCGCGAAATTTTGAGTGGGTTGGCGCGGGTAGCGGGTGTGCCCGAAAACGAAGCGGGTGGAGTATATCGCGCGATCGATAAGCTCGATAAAATTGGCAACGATGGCGTGCGCAACGAATTGCTCAAAAGTGGCGTGAGTGCCGAGGCAGCCGAACGCGTGTTGCACTTCGTCGGGATTAGTGGCTCAATCGAGGCTGTGCTGTCCGAAATGGAAAGTGTGTTAGCCAACGATCCGCCAGCCTTAGCAGCAGTTGCCGCCTTGCGTACCATCTGCGATGTATTGACGAGCTTTGGTGTACCAGCCGATAGTTTTACGATTGCCCCCAGCTTGGCTCGCGGCTTATCCTACTATACGGGCTGTGTATTCGAGGCCGTGCTCGATTCGCCGCCGATGGGTTCGTTATTGGGCGGTGGGCGCTACGATAATTTGGTGGGTATGTTTAGCAAACGCTCATTGCCGACGGTTGGCTGTGCTTTTGGGCTTGAACGCTTGTTTGATTTGATGCTTGAACTTAATATGGGGCCACGCCCAGAACGCACAATCGATGCCTATGTCACCTTGTTTGCTGGCGATTTTCAAAGCGAAAGCTTGCGTTTGGCGGGCGAATTGCGGGCAGCTGGCTTGAGCGTGTTGACCGCCTATAGCCCAGTCAAAATTGCCAACCAATTCAAAGAGGCTGATCGCAAGGGTGCAAACTTTGCCTTGGTGCTTGGCCCCGATGATTTGGCGGCAGGTGTGGTGCAACTCAAAGATTTGCGCACTGGTGAGCAACAAGCTGTGGCGCGTGATGCTATCGTGGCGGCGATCAAAGCGGCCCAATAA
- a CDS encoding peptide ABC transporter substrate-binding protein translates to MDKRLSILGLLLLVLVGCDLGSNQATSVPAPTPVAQSQAGGGGNFILTLGDDPATIDPALVGDTTSGFIARLMFSGLVTLNNDLEAVPDLAETIDVSADGTVYTFKLRSNARFADGTPITAEDVRWSLERATDPSLGSIVSPTYLDDVAGVLEKVTGQANSLSGVNVVDDQTIAITLRQPSSLFLLKLTHPPAFVLDRRTVEGNSDWLEKPNGSGPFMLDLWNHRRRMELVPNPYYYGTAPKLDRITYLIGAEGSNPLGLYEQGEIDVTGIGSYDLDRINDQADPLHAELRITPQLQLSYIGLNVNQPPFDDPKVREAFYLLIDRVKLADVSYNGSVVAARGILPPGMPGAEPERLPEPRADIARAKQLISESSYGSVEKFPPIIGYSSGSGVGLLAQIAKDELGVTIEIRGQDQFGDYLAALERDNYHLYDLSWIADYPDPQNFLEVLFGSKGQYNRTNYSNAKFDQLIEQAKAESDAEKRGALYRQAEEQLLSDFVVIPLVHTVDYSLVKSYVDGYVITALGELDLTGVSLKR, encoded by the coding sequence ATGGATAAACGTTTATCGATTTTAGGTCTCTTGCTATTGGTTTTAGTTGGCTGTGATCTTGGGAGCAACCAAGCTACCTCAGTGCCTGCGCCAACTCCAGTAGCCCAAAGCCAAGCTGGTGGCGGCGGTAATTTTATTTTGACGCTTGGCGATGACCCAGCGACGATCGACCCCGCGTTGGTTGGTGATACGACCAGCGGTTTTATTGCCCGCTTGATGTTTAGCGGTTTGGTGACGCTCAACAATGATCTAGAAGCAGTGCCTGATTTGGCTGAAACGATTGATGTTTCGGCTGATGGCACGGTGTACACCTTTAAATTGCGCTCGAATGCCCGCTTTGCCGATGGTACGCCGATTACTGCTGAAGATGTGCGTTGGAGCCTCGAACGAGCAACCGATCCTAGCCTTGGCTCAATTGTTTCGCCAACCTACCTCGATGATGTTGCTGGGGTGCTTGAAAAAGTGACTGGGCAAGCCAACTCGCTCAGCGGGGTCAACGTGGTTGATGATCAAACGATTGCAATTACCTTGCGCCAGCCAAGCTCGCTCTTTTTGCTCAAATTGACTCACCCGCCAGCCTTTGTGCTCGATCGGCGCACAGTCGAGGGTAATAGCGATTGGCTCGAAAAACCCAATGGCTCTGGCCCGTTTATGCTTGATCTGTGGAACCATCGCCGCCGCATGGAGCTTGTGCCCAACCCATATTACTATGGCACTGCCCCAAAATTGGATCGGATTACCTATCTGATTGGGGCTGAAGGGAGTAATCCACTGGGCTTGTATGAGCAGGGCGAAATCGACGTGACGGGAATTGGTAGCTATGATCTTGATCGGATTAATGATCAAGCTGATCCGTTGCACGCTGAGCTGCGCATCACGCCACAATTGCAATTAAGCTATATTGGTTTGAATGTGAATCAACCACCATTCGACGATCCTAAGGTGCGCGAAGCCTTTTATTTGTTGATTGATCGGGTTAAATTGGCCGATGTTTCGTACAATGGTTCGGTGGTAGCAGCCCGTGGAATTTTGCCACCTGGCATGCCTGGGGCCGAGCCAGAACGTTTGCCTGAGCCACGCGCCGATATTGCCCGCGCCAAACAACTAATCAGCGAATCGAGCTATGGCAGCGTTGAAAAGTTTCCGCCAATTATTGGCTATAGCAGCGGTAGCGGGGTAGGTTTGCTGGCCCAAATTGCTAAAGATGAGCTTGGGGTAACGATTGAAATTCGTGGTCAAGATCAATTTGGCGATTATCTGGCGGCCCTCGAACGCGATAATTACCATTTGTATGACCTTAGTTGGATCGCCGACTATCCTGATCCACAAAACTTTTTAGAGGTGTTGTTTGGCAGCAAGGGCCAATACAATCGCACCAATTACAGCAACGCGAAGTTTGATCAACTGATTGAGCAAGCCAAAGCTGAATCCGATGCTGAAAAACGTGGGGCACTCTATCGCCAAGCCGAGGAGCAATTGCTCAGTGATTTTGTGGTCATTCCCTTGGTGCATACTGTTGATTATTCCTTGGTAAAATCGTATGTTGATGGTTACGTTATTACGGCTTTGGGTGAGCTAGATTTAACTGGAGTTTCGCTCAAACGCTAG
- a CDS encoding 4a-hydroxytetrahydrobiopterin dehydratase: MPVLAKAALQQALEQRSGWTVVDGQISKTYVLATFPFAIEFVRRIADAAEEVNHHPDIDIRYNKVTIALSTHDEKGITEKDFGLADTIDRIFAAAQ; the protein is encoded by the coding sequence ATGCCAGTTTTGGCCAAGGCAGCATTGCAGCAAGCATTAGAGCAACGCTCAGGTTGGACGGTCGTTGATGGGCAAATTAGCAAAACCTATGTTTTAGCAACTTTTCCATTTGCGATTGAGTTTGTACGACGGATTGCCGATGCTGCTGAGGAAGTCAATCATCACCCCGATATTGATATTCGCTACAATAAAGTGACGATTGCGCTATCTACCCATGATGAAAAAGGCATTACCGAGAAAGATTTTGGTTTGGCTGATACGATTGATCGGATTTTTGCCGCCGCTCAATAA
- a CDS encoding glycosyltransferase, giving the protein MRRVAMLSVHSSPLAALGGKEAGGMNVYVRELSRELGRQGVAVDIYTRSQDPHTPLITNLAPNVRVFAVRVGPAAPYDKNWVLDYLPEFVHRIRCVADGEDIHYDVIHSHYWLSGVAALELRQAWGTPVIHMFHTLGAMKNTIARGDEAETEQRIVIERMLLHEVDRVVAATPLDRAQMLEHYDAECERIVVVPCGVDVEHFHPIAHQIARNELGVPPHPHRMLLFVGRIEPLKGIDTLLRSMALLAEQQPSLRGDICLAIIGGDRRETPDQWSSEMRRLRRLQGELGIGHLVTFQGSQDQRKLPLFYSAADMVVVPSHYESFGMVALEAMACGTPVIASNVGGLRYTVRDGETGLLVPREDPEALAEKISLLLNDEPLRLQLGRNGVQAAQRYSWAAVAHDIRELYDHVVCGEPYADVVGAM; this is encoded by the coding sequence GTGCGCCGCGTTGCAATGTTGAGTGTCCATTCGAGCCCTCTGGCTGCTTTGGGTGGTAAAGAAGCTGGTGGCATGAATGTCTATGTTCGTGAATTAAGCCGTGAGTTGGGTCGTCAGGGAGTGGCGGTCGATATTTATACCCGTTCGCAAGATCCGCATACGCCCTTGATTACCAATCTTGCGCCAAATGTGCGGGTGTTTGCGGTGCGCGTCGGCCCGGCTGCACCCTATGACAAGAATTGGGTTTTAGATTATTTACCGGAGTTTGTGCATCGGATTCGCTGTGTTGCTGATGGCGAAGATATTCATTACGATGTGATTCATAGCCATTATTGGCTCTCTGGCGTTGCCGCGCTGGAGTTACGCCAAGCTTGGGGCACACCAGTTATTCATATGTTTCACACCTTGGGAGCGATGAAAAACACAATTGCCCGTGGCGATGAGGCTGAAACTGAACAACGAATCGTGATTGAACGCATGTTACTGCACGAAGTTGATCGGGTTGTTGCGGCTACTCCGCTTGATCGCGCTCAGATGCTCGAACATTATGATGCTGAGTGTGAGCGGATTGTGGTTGTGCCGTGTGGCGTTGATGTTGAGCATTTCCACCCGATTGCCCATCAAATTGCCCGTAACGAATTAGGCGTACCGCCGCATCCCCATCGCATGTTGCTGTTTGTCGGGCGGATTGAGCCACTCAAGGGAATTGATACGCTGCTGCGTTCGATGGCCTTGTTGGCTGAGCAACAGCCCTCGTTACGTGGTGATATTTGTTTGGCGATTATTGGCGGCGATCGGCGCGAAACCCCCGATCAATGGAGCAGCGAAATGCGGCGTTTGCGGCGTTTGCAGGGTGAATTGGGCATTGGGCATTTGGTTACCTTCCAAGGCTCGCAAGATCAGCGCAAATTGCCCTTGTTCTATAGTGCTGCCGATATGGTGGTTGTGCCATCGCACTACGAATCGTTTGGCATGGTGGCGCTCGAAGCCATGGCCTGTGGCACGCCTGTGATCGCTTCCAACGTTGGTGGTTTGCGCTACACCGTGCGCGACGGCGAAACGGGTTTGCTGGTGCCACGCGAAGATCCCGAAGCTTTAGCCGAAAAAATTAGTTTGCTCTTGAATGATGAGCCTTTGCGTTTACAATTAGGCCGCAACGGCGTGCAAGCAGCCCAACGCTATAGCTGGGCCGCAGTTGCCCACGATATTCGTGAGTTGTATGATCATGTTGTGTGTGGCGAACCATATGCCGATGTGGTTGGAGCCATGTAG
- a CDS encoding M15 family metallopeptidase, giving the protein MRGSRSGQLLRREAVADLKALIDAARRDGFVLEIRSAYRSYAEQASTFEGWVQYELSSAAQAGKPISRKQAIAYAATYSAKPGTSEHQTGLTVDLLPQGAPEIGFRIPDPLKDWLNANAYKYGWVQSYPIKYRDGELITYELMGYTSEPWHWRWQGRDSAKALYDQGYLDTDSLLVPPELPRICDAEHDPCTILSAAPAKLVAIPTSTPIALAE; this is encoded by the coding sequence GTGCGTGGCTCGCGTTCGGGCCAACTTTTGCGCCGCGAAGCAGTAGCTGATCTCAAGGCATTAATTGATGCTGCGCGGCGTGATGGCTTTGTGTTGGAAATTCGCTCGGCCTATCGTTCGTATGCTGAGCAAGCGAGTACCTTCGAGGGTTGGGTGCAATACGAATTGAGCAGTGCCGCGCAGGCTGGCAAGCCAATTAGCCGCAAACAGGCAATTGCCTATGCCGCCACCTACAGCGCCAAACCTGGCACCAGCGAACATCAAACGGGCTTGACTGTCGATTTATTGCCCCAAGGTGCGCCCGAAATTGGCTTTCGAATTCCTGACCCGTTGAAAGATTGGCTCAATGCCAATGCCTACAAATATGGTTGGGTTCAATCGTACCCAATTAAATATCGCGATGGCGAGTTGATTACCTATGAATTAATGGGCTACACCAGCGAACCATGGCATTGGCGCTGGCAAGGCCGTGATTCAGCCAAAGCACTATACGATCAAGGCTATTTGGATACTGATTCGTTGCTGGTTCCCCCAGAGTTGCCACGCATTTGCGATGCTGAGCATGACCCCTGTACAATTCTCAGTGCTGCTCCAGCCAAGCTTGTTGCTATCCCAACCAGCACCCCCATTGCCCTAGCTGAATAG
- the dnaN gene encoding DNA polymerase III subunit beta: MRLACLQENLKRGLALAGHAVAGRSSLPVLANILLATESGRLKLAGNNLEIGITALVGAKVDEDGAITIPAKLLSDLVGNLPNDTVELEVDPRTKTLTVTCRGTKASIKGLEADEFPAMLTFGNEPVLAYIPPELLRKVVGQVVVAAAAENTNPNPILQGVLIRLSGTQATFAAIDGYRLAVRTIELPEPVAHDAELVIPSKAMAELGRTLGDSETPIAMSITPNGGQVIFHSDTVDFVSRVIDGKFPDYERFVPPASNTSTRSVISTAEFSRAVKRIALFSQAAGNIVTLTMERGDGSEPGRLLLNANAAEIGESVEAISALIDGDDGKLALNVRYLQEALGAIDTDQVALETQTPNSPGVFRPIGGDEYLHLVMPMRIP, from the coding sequence ATGCGCCTAGCGTGTTTACAAGAAAATCTAAAGCGTGGTTTAGCCTTGGCAGGCCATGCTGTTGCAGGCCGCTCTAGCTTGCCTGTACTTGCAAATATTTTGTTGGCAACCGAAAGTGGTCGGCTGAAATTGGCTGGAAATAATCTCGAAATCGGAATTACCGCACTCGTCGGCGCAAAAGTTGATGAAGATGGGGCGATTACGATTCCAGCCAAATTATTATCGGATTTAGTTGGCAATTTGCCTAACGATACTGTCGAATTAGAAGTTGATCCACGGACGAAAACCTTAACTGTGACCTGTCGCGGTACTAAAGCTAGTATCAAAGGCCTTGAAGCTGATGAATTTCCAGCGATGTTGACTTTTGGCAATGAGCCAGTGCTAGCCTATATTCCACCTGAGCTGTTGCGCAAAGTTGTTGGTCAAGTGGTGGTTGCGGCTGCGGCTGAAAATACCAATCCTAACCCAATTTTGCAAGGTGTGCTAATTCGTTTGAGCGGCACCCAAGCGACGTTTGCTGCGATTGACGGCTATCGTTTGGCAGTCCGCACGATCGAATTGCCTGAGCCAGTTGCCCACGATGCTGAATTGGTGATTCCTTCCAAGGCGATGGCTGAACTAGGCCGCACCCTTGGCGATAGCGAAACCCCAATTGCCATGAGTATTACGCCCAATGGTGGGCAAGTTATTTTTCATAGCGATACGGTTGATTTTGTTTCGCGAGTCATCGATGGCAAGTTCCCCGATTACGAGCGTTTTGTGCCACCTGCCAGCAATACCTCAACCCGTAGCGTGATTTCAACTGCTGAATTTAGCCGCGCCGTCAAACGGATTGCGCTGTTCTCGCAGGCGGCTGGCAACATCGTGACCTTGACGATGGAGCGTGGCGATGGCAGCGAACCTGGGCGTTTGCTCTTGAACGCCAATGCTGCTGAAATTGGTGAATCGGTCGAGGCAATTAGTGCTTTGATCGATGGCGATGATGGCAAATTGGCTTTGAACGTGCGCTATTTGCAAGAAGCACTCGGCGCAATCGACACCGATCAAGTAGCCTTGGAAACTCAAACTCCTAACTCACCAGGCGTATTTCGGCCAATTGGCGGCGACGAATATCTGCACTTGGTGATGCCGATGCGCATTCCCTAG